The Hevea brasiliensis isolate MT/VB/25A 57/8 chromosome 1, ASM3005281v1, whole genome shotgun sequence genome has a window encoding:
- the LOC110664810 gene encoding phenylcoumaran benzylic ether reductase POP1 — MAQKSKILIIGGTGYIGKHIVEASAKLGHPTFALVRESTLSGPAKATIVDKFKSLSVNFLIGDLNDHQSLVKAIKQVDVVISTVGQGQVPDQVKIIGAIKEAGNIKRFLPSEFGNDVDHVHAVEPVKSAFGDKVKVRRAIEAAGIPYTYVASNIFAGYLLPSFNQLGATAPPRDKVVILGDGNPKAIFNKEDDIATYTIKAVDDPRTLNKILYIRPPANIYSFNDLVSLWEKKISKTLERIYVPEEQLLKNIQEADFPLNVIYALGHSVFVKGDQTNFEIEESFGVEASELYPEVKYTTVDEYLKAFV, encoded by the exons ATGGCGCAAAAGAGCAAGATTCTGATCATCGGAGGAACTGGGTACATCGGAAAACACATAGTGGAAGCCAGCGCAAAGTTAGGTCACCCAACTTTTGCTCTTGTGAGAGAATCCACTCTCTCTGGCCCTGCCAAGGCCACTATCGTCGACAAGTTCAAGAGCCTTAGCGTCAATTTCCTCATT GGAGATTTGAACGATCACCAGAGTTTGGTGAAGGCAATAAAGCAAGTAGATGTGGTGATTTCCACAGTAGGTCAAGGTCAAGTACCTGATCAAGTGAAGATCATCGGTGCCATTAAAGAAGCTGGGAACATTAAG AGATTCCTCCCTTCAGAGTTCGGAAATGATGTGGATCATGTTCATGCTGTTGAGCCAGTAAAATCAGCGTTTGGCGATAAGGTTAAAGTCCGACGAGCAATTGAGGCTGCAGGAATTCCATACACCTATGTGGCTTCCAACATTTTTGCTGGGTATTTGCTTCCCAGTTTCAACCAGCTTGGAGCTACAGCTCCTCCAAGAGATAAAGTGGTCATCTTGGGTGATGGAAATCCCAAAg CAATTTTCAACAAGGAAGATGACATCGCCACCTATACTATAAAAGCTGTGGATGATCCAAGAACCTTGAACAAGATCCTCTACATTAGACCTCCAGCCAACATCTATTCTTTCAATGATCTTGTGTCCTTGTGGGAGAAGAAGATCAGCAAAACCCTTGAAAGGATCTATGTTCCTGAAGAGCAACTTCTCAAGAACATTCAAG AGGCGGACTTCCCATTGAATGTAATATACGCACTTGGTCACTCGGTGTTTGTGAAGGGAGATCAGACCAACTTTGAGATTGAGGAATCATTTGGAGTAGAGGCTTCGGAGCTTTACCCTGAGGTCAAATACACTACAGTTGACGAGTACCTTAAAGCGTTTGTCTGA